From one Henningerozyma blattae CBS 6284 chromosome 1, complete genome genomic stretch:
- the TBLA0A01100 gene encoding uncharacterized protein (similar to Saccharomyces cerevisiae DJP1 (YIR004W); ancestral locus Anc_7.157), whose product MVVNTEYYDLLGVEPNSTDIEIKKAYRKKSIKLHPDKNPNNPDATKKFQAISEAYQVLSDKNLRSNYDKFGKDKAIPKGGFEDANEQFTAMFGGEAFKDYIGELTLLTDLQKQEEFESSANDEKNTDNKETTKEQSAKVSEEQTGTSEPNKQHNMEPSNEKKFINNTTSETSNNTTDPQIDVQKEKKKTKVEEFEDEQKLKKKKIIEELSIKLIEKLSILTDPLESSDTKIDLKSQFIEKFGNEANLLKMESFGLKILHTVGYIYCQRARLFLGSQTYHGYGGIMYSIKSKLDVVMDTLYTVSAALDAQSTMKELEAYKQSNESNEPAFDEHGNALPKPTVDEMAKFEHTLMGKVITAAWCGSKFEIVSTLKSVCDKILYNKEVPLEKRIERAKALELLGDIFQKSFRTKSEQEEAQIFEELVAEVSAKKPKTA is encoded by the coding sequence ATGGTAGTTAATACTGAATACTATGATCTATTGGGAGTTGAACCAAATTCAACGGATATTGAAATCAAGAAAGCTTATAGAAAGAAATCTATTAAACTGCATCCTGAtaaaaatccaaataatcCTGATGCCACTAAGAAGTTTCAAGCTATTTCAGAAGCATACCAAGTTTTAAGTGACAAAAATTTAAGATCTAATTATGATAAATTCGGTAAGGATAAAGCAATTCCAAAGGGGGGATTTGAAGATGCTAATGAACAATTTACAGCTATGTTTGGTGGTGAAGCATTTAAAGATTATATTGGGGAACTTACATTATTAACTGATTTACAAAAAcaagaagaatttgaatcaaGTGCCAATGATGAGAAGAATAcagataataaagaaacaaCCAAAGAGCAATCTGCTAAAGTTTCCGAAGAGCAAACGGGTACTTCAGAGCCAAATAAGCAACATAATATGGAACcatctaatgaaaaaaaatttattaataatactactTCTGAAACATCTAACAATACTACGGATCCACAAATAGATGTTCAAAaggagaaaaaaaagactaaagttgaagaatttgaagatgagcaaaaattgaaaaagaaaaaaataattgaagaattatctaTAAAGCTGATTGAAAAGTTATCTATATTAACGGATCCATTAGAATCATCAGATACTAAGATTGATTTGAAATCACaattcattgaaaaatttggaaacGAAGcgaatttattgaaaatggaGTCTTTTGGCCTAAAAATACTGCATACCGTtggttatatatattgtcAACGTGCAAGGCTTTTCTTAGGCTCTCAAACCTATCATGGATATGGTGGTATTATGTACTCAATTAAATCCAAACTTGATGTTGTCATGGACACCCTATATACAGTGTCTGCAGCATTAGATGCTCAGAGTACCatgaaagaattagaagCTTATAAGCAATCAAATGAAAGTAATGAACCTGCTTTTGATGAGCATGGGAACGCATTACCTAAACCCACCGTTGATGAAATGGCAAAATTTGAACATACATTGATGGGTAAAGTAATAACAGCCGCCTGGTGTGGGtctaaatttgaaattgtttCAACATTAAAGAGTGTATGCGataaaattctttacaACAAAGAGGTTCCACTTGagaaaagaattgaaagaGCTAAAGCCTTAGAATTATTGGgtgatatttttcaaaaaagtTTTAGAACAAAGTCAGAGCAAGAGGAAGCTCAAATCTTTGAAGAGTTGGTGGCTGAAGTTTCAGCTAAGAAGCCAAAAACAGcatga
- the TBLA0A01110 gene encoding uncharacterized protein: MSFAKFVAALTVAASAYALSAEDQVSEMQIIMADVNANLADYVGLVADMDIPDALFNLYTEMATATDDSYTKDMAALDMNQISAMLTVLPWYSSRLEGKVAQFGEAAATTKAEETTTSKVETTSSKAPETTTKTEESSKAPETTTKTEESSKAPETTTKTEESSKAPETTTKTEESSKAPETTTKAETTEAPATKTSQSTVAAISQITDGQIQATVEQQTENGAAKMVAGLGAGVAAAAALLL, encoded by the coding sequence ATGTCTTTCGCTAAATTCGTCGCTGCTTTAACTGTTGCTGCCTCTGCTTACGCCTTGTCCGCTGAAGACCAAGTCAGTGAAATGCAAATCATCATGGCTGATGTTAACGCTAACTTGGCTGACTACGTTGGTTTAGTCGCCGACATGGATATCCCAGATGCTTTATTCAACTTATACACTGAAATGGCTACCGCTACTGATGACTCCTACACCAAGGACATGGCTGCTTTGGACATGAACCAAATCTCCGCTATGTTGACTGTTTTACCATGGTACTCTTCTAGATTGGAAGGTAAGGTTGCTCAATTCGGTGAAGCTGCTGCCACCACTAAGGCTGAAGAAACCACTACTTCCAAGGTTGAAACTACCTCTTCCAAGGCTCCAGAAACCACCACCAAGACTGAAGAATCTTCCAAGGCCCCAGAAACCACCACCAAGACTGAAGAATCTTCCAAGGCCCCAGAAACCACCACCAAGACCGAAGAATCTTCCAAGGCTCCAGAAACCACCACCAAGACCGAAGAATCTTCCAAGGCTCCAGAAACCACCACCAAGGCTGAAACCACTGAAGCTCCAGCTACCAAGACTTCTCAATCTACTGTTGCTGCTATCTCTCAAATCACTGATGGTCAAATCCAAGCTACTGTTGAACAACAAACCGAAAACGGTGCCGCTAAGATGGTTGCTGGTTTAGGTGCTGGTgttgctgctgctgctgctttattattataa